Proteins encoded in a region of the Nocardia asteroides genome:
- a CDS encoding NUDIX domain-containing protein produces the protein MAGRHLVDVHVLLLRGEELLLSRRRSADEFDGLWHLPAGKLESGESALAAAVREAGEEVGVVIDPAALRHVHTAHVVGSGREARIGLFFETRRWSGEPVNREPDKSYELRWFPLTDLPATLIPYPAAGIRGYRTGETYSQRGWPN, from the coding sequence GTGGCGGGTCGGCATCTGGTTGATGTGCACGTGCTGTTGCTTCGCGGCGAGGAGTTGCTGCTGAGCAGGCGGCGCAGCGCGGACGAGTTCGACGGCTTGTGGCATCTGCCGGCCGGAAAGCTGGAGTCGGGGGAGTCGGCGCTCGCCGCGGCGGTTCGCGAGGCGGGCGAGGAGGTCGGCGTGGTGATCGACCCGGCGGCTCTGCGGCACGTCCATACCGCGCACGTCGTCGGTTCCGGGCGGGAAGCTCGGATCGGATTGTTCTTCGAGACTCGCCGCTGGTCGGGTGAGCCGGTCAATCGCGAGCCCGACAAGTCCTACGAGCTCCGCTGGTTCCCCCTCACAGACCTTCCGGCCACGCTCATCCCGTATCCGGCCGCGGGCATCCGCGGCTACCGCACCGGCGAGACCTACAGCCAGCGGGGTTGGCCGAACTGA
- a CDS encoding TetR family transcriptional regulator codes for MSTGDRRVLLVDTAIELIATRGLRALTHRALDSELGLPAGSASYYFRTKRALVEAIVDRITTRSREDFAAAEFTPTGAPNARSIAEAIAAWLDRLLAERRAHLIARHALLVDLLDDHDLRPRLVHSLFSPDRARDLFRAMGAPDPDSRADDFVAVVEGAVFDRFAGNRSSLRPDTPESVRQLARLLVSHLCA; via the coding sequence ATGTCCACAGGCGACCGGCGCGTGCTCCTCGTCGACACGGCCATCGAACTGATCGCGACACGGGGACTGCGGGCGCTCACGCACCGGGCGCTGGACTCGGAACTGGGATTGCCCGCCGGATCGGCCTCCTACTACTTCCGCACCAAACGCGCCCTCGTCGAGGCCATCGTGGACCGGATCACCACCCGTTCCCGCGAGGATTTCGCCGCCGCCGAGTTCACGCCGACCGGCGCGCCGAATGCTCGATCGATCGCGGAGGCCATCGCCGCCTGGCTCGACCGGCTACTGGCCGAGCGGCGCGCACACCTGATCGCTCGGCACGCGCTACTGGTCGACCTGCTCGATGATCACGACCTGCGTCCCCGGCTCGTACACAGCCTCTTCTCCCCCGACCGCGCCCGGGACCTCTTCCGCGCCATGGGCGCACCCGACCCGGACAGCAGAGCCGACGACTTCGTCGCGGTCGTGGAAGGGGCCGTCTTCGACCGTTTCGCGGGCAATCGCAGCTCCCTGCGGCCGGACACGCCGGAGAGCGTACGGCAGCTCGCCCGCCTGCTCGTTTCTCACCTGTGCGCGTGA